One segment of Radiobacillus kanasensis DNA contains the following:
- a CDS encoding Lin0512 family protein, which yields MKELVFIETGMGTDVHGQNVTKAAVRAVHNAIHFNSMPGIKKILPDQDLNNMHVNVKLAIPTDKESLDEEAIRKEIPYGTVTIQVQDGGMATSSGILLEDKEDKNDLMYIVIASVEVGY from the coding sequence ATGAAAGAACTAGTGTTTATCGAAACTGGTATGGGAACTGATGTGCATGGCCAGAACGTAACAAAGGCTGCGGTTCGTGCGGTGCATAATGCCATCCACTTCAACTCCATGCCTGGAATAAAAAAGATCTTGCCAGATCAGGACCTTAACAACATGCACGTGAATGTGAAGCTTGCGATTCCAACTGATAAGGAGTCCTTGGACGAAGAAGCCATTCGCAAGGAAATCCCTTATGGTACAGTGACCATTCAAGTACAGGATGGTGGCATGGCAACTTCTAGTGGAATTCTGTTAGAGGACAAAGAGGATAAGAACGATTTAATGTATATAGTGATTGCTTCGGTTGAAGTTGGTTATTAA
- a CDS encoding DUF1643 domain-containing protein codes for MQLTFHDELNKNFSGAIIDEKKEYRYSLWRIWNDNLPRITFVMLNPSTADDQEDDPTLRRCIKFAMGWGYGSLEVVNLFAYRSTDPKLLISAYDPIGEKNNEYIREALKRSDKVVLAWGTKGSLLDRDKEVLELLKDISTPIYTLELTRDGYPRHPLYVKADKIPEPFLNKTKLS; via the coding sequence ATGCAATTAACATTCCATGATGAATTAAATAAGAATTTTAGTGGTGCTATAATTGATGAAAAGAAAGAATATAGGTACTCTTTGTGGAGAATATGGAATGATAACCTTCCAAGGATTACTTTTGTTATGTTAAACCCTAGTACAGCAGATGACCAAGAAGATGACCCTACACTTCGCAGATGTATAAAATTTGCTATGGGATGGGGTTATGGATCACTTGAAGTAGTAAATCTTTTCGCCTATAGGTCTACAGATCCTAAGTTATTAATTTCAGCGTATGATCCTATAGGTGAAAAAAATAATGAATATATTAGAGAAGCTTTGAAAAGATCTGATAAAGTAGTACTTGCTTGGGGGACTAAAGGGAGTTTATTAGATAGAGATAAAGAAGTTTTAGAATTGTTAAAAGATATTAGTACTCCTATATATACATTGGAGTTAACACGAGATGGATATCCAAGGCACCCTCTTTATGTGAAAGCTGATAAAATCCCAGAACCCTTTTTGAACAAAACTAAGCTGTCATAG
- a CDS encoding Eco29kI family restriction endonuclease translates to MLGIESYLIRKHIPLWNNLIKGFGNHDPGIGRYNSKAL, encoded by the coding sequence ATTCTGGGAATAGAATCCTACCTCATTAGAAAGCACATTCCTTTGTGGAATAATTTAATTAAAGGGTTTGGGAATCATGACCCAGGTATTGGACGCTATAATTCAAAAGCTCTCTAA
- the rlmH gene encoding 23S rRNA (pseudouridine(1915)-N(3))-methyltransferase RlmH: MKISIVAVGKLKEKYLKQGIQEYVKRLGAYANIDIIEVPDEKAPENMSDAEAEEVKRKEGERILSKISTDTYIISLEIMGEMLTSEGLARKMDNLATHGKSKIALVIGGSLGLSKEVTDRSDFALSFSKMTFPHQLMRLVLVEQVYRAFRINRGEPYHK; encoded by the coding sequence ATGAAGATAAGTATTGTAGCCGTAGGAAAACTGAAAGAGAAATATTTAAAGCAAGGCATCCAAGAGTATGTAAAGCGACTAGGAGCTTATGCCAATATCGATATTATTGAAGTGCCGGATGAAAAGGCGCCAGAAAACATGAGTGATGCCGAAGCGGAAGAAGTAAAGCGAAAAGAAGGAGAACGAATCCTCTCCAAAATCTCGACAGATACCTACATTATTTCCCTGGAAATAATGGGGGAAATGTTGACCTCTGAAGGATTAGCTCGAAAGATGGACAACCTTGCAACACATGGGAAGAGTAAAATTGCATTAGTGATTGGTGGATCACTGGGGTTGAGCAAGGAAGTGACGGATCGTAGTGACTTTGCTTTGTCGTTTTCTAAGATGACGTTTCCGCACCAACTGATGCGGTTGGTGTTGGTGGAGCAGGTTTATCGGGCGTTTCGGATTAATCGGGGGGAACCGTATCATAAGTAA
- a CDS encoding DoxX family protein: MKRTITSSNLIHYLVAYVFIASGVFKLISEDLGGVFVSLGLPYPLNTMFFLAIVEIICGICILLNRYVKIAVIALMVIIIAALILTKIPVLHAGFFHFLFEARLDIVMLGLLFVLFRQYK; this comes from the coding sequence GTGAAAAGAACAATCACAAGTTCTAATCTTATTCATTATTTGGTCGCTTACGTGTTTATTGCTTCTGGGGTCTTTAAATTGATTAGTGAGGATCTTGGAGGAGTGTTTGTTAGTCTAGGTCTACCTTATCCATTAAATACGATGTTTTTCTTAGCCATTGTGGAGATTATTTGTGGGATTTGTATTCTGCTTAATCGTTATGTGAAGATTGCTGTTATCGCACTAATGGTCATAATCATTGCTGCTCTCATACTAACGAAAATTCCTGTTCTACATGCTGGGTTCTTCCACTTCTTGTTTGAAGCAAGACTCGATATTGTAATGCTTGGTCTCCTGTTTGTCTTATTCCGACAATATAAATAG